The sequence ACGGCCACTTGTACCGCATCCAGCGTAATCACCAGCCACAGAAATGGGAAGGTGAGCAGGAAGAGAAGAAAGAGTAGGAATGTGACTGGCAAGTAAATCATAGAGCCACAAATAAATTACTCGGATTTGCGCTTGGAAAAAATCCCCCGCTCATCCCGGTCAAATAGATGTTTAATCCGTTCCCAGGCTTTTATCAAAGCATTTTGGGGTTCGGGATGTTCATCCAAGGCCTGGTTATAGGCTTCCACAAAGGTTTGCTGCGCTTCTTCGGATAAATCTCCCTTGATCTCCGGCGCAATTTGGTCTTTACTGGCCAATTTCCCTTCGCCTTCCTTGGGAATTTGCATATCTGTAATGGCCACTTCTTCCCCACCCGCACTTTGCAAGAGTAAAAAAATTTCTCCGGATTTTTCCGCCGGTACTTCCACAACGAGAAGAAACTCGCCTGCTTGCACCCGCGTTTGGTAGATAGCCGCCTTATCTTGGGGCATTCCCAGGGAGATTAACGCTGAACCCAAACCCGCTCCCAACGCGCCGTAGATAGCTCCCGTCGTGGCTCCTAGCAACGCCGCCGCCAAGGGTCCCGCTGCCACCACTGTGCCGATGAACGGAATGAACAACACGCCTACCCCGGTCAGCAAGCTGAGTACCGAACCGAACAGAGACCCGTAGAGCGCTCCCGTTGCCAGCCCATCTAGGATCACATCCTTGCGGGTGAGAAAGCCAGTAATGCGGGCTTCAGTCTGGAAATTACGCCCAATAATGGAGATGCGTTCTCTAGGCACACCCCGGTTGAGCAAGCGTTGGACAGCTTCCTGGAGCGCTTCTTGACGCTTAAACGTGGCGGAGACGCACTTTTCGGGGGGAAGGGCAAAGGCAGAAGTCATGGCTGCTTTTCTAGTGACAGACCCCAGCTAATACTAGCATATCCCCCCCTTCGTTAAAGCTAGCGCGTTACATCCTCCTTATTCGATGATGATGATGAGCCCTCTGCAGGTTTTTCCGTCCCACTTACCCAAACAGATGATAGTGCGCTGTGCGCCCGCCTGATCCTGCGGAGAAACCACCAGCCGCTTGCCCTGCAATGCTTTGGGGTCCACTTCAAACACACCCGGTGCGACCCTTTTGCCCACAGTTCCCAAATTCACTGCTGGCGAACGTTCTGATACCGGTTCGGCGGGCAACTGGATAGGTTCTGGTGCAGGCCGCTGCTTGGTTGGCTGTTGTGCCATGCTACCCATTGGAGCCAATAATGTCGAAGCCAAGACCACAGAAAGGACTGTTTTGTTCATCTTTTTGACCCTCCAACGATGACCCCAAAGTTACAAGTAGCTACAACTCGACCTTTTTGTTTAGAGAGTCGTAACTATTTTGCATTCATTCAGACAGGTACAGTACCACAGTTGTTCCCCAGAACACCGGTCATCTGGGTGAAACGGTAGCGCCGATTGATACTGTAGGACCATTGAATTGGCGTCGGGATTCCCACAAGCTTAACGTTGTACTAGCAACAGGCAAGGGAGAATGCTCATTGCACTTGGATTACCATCATAACTAGCTCTACCGATTGGATAAACCAGCTTGTAGCGTCTCTAGTACAGTTTGTAATTGCCCATTTAATAGGGCGGGGACATTAAGCCATAAACCAGGAAAAACTCGGCTTTTGATAATTCCTTGCGCGTCGGGCATTTCTCTGAAATAGACCTGATTTTCTAAACAAAACCAGTAGAAGATTTGTTCGGACGCGACCCACACGAGATATTCCTTGACGCCACACCGACGATAGACATCTTTTTTGTCATGCAAATCGTAGGCCGCACTGCTGGAAGCAATTTCAGCAATCAATTCCGGCGCACCCTCTATGTAGTTGTCTGGACTAATACGGGATTGACCACCCTGGGCCTCATCCCAGCGAAGCAATAAATCAGGCTGTACTTCGTTCTTGGCATCTAAACGCACCGTCACATTATCTGCCGCAAAAACACCCGGCGTCGCACTCTGGTAAACGCCTAGCCAAGTCGCAAGCTGGACGTGGGGTAAGCCAT is a genomic window of Gloeomargarita sp. SKYB120 containing:
- a CDS encoding Uma2 family endonuclease, with the translated sequence MKHFVSLESGDHLSREEFEYRYAQCTHIKKAELVEGVVYVASPVRYEFHGLPHVQLATWLGVYQSATPGVFAADNVTVRLDAKNEVQPDLLLRWDEAQGGQSRISPDNYIEGAPELIAEIASSSAAYDLHDKKDVYRRCGVKEYLVWVASEQIFYWFCLENQVYFREMPDAQGIIKSRVFPGLWLNVPALLNGQLQTVLETLQAGLSNR
- a CDS encoding ChaB family protein gives rise to the protein MTSAFALPPEKCVSATFKRQEALQEAVQRLLNRGVPRERISIIGRNFQTEARITGFLTRKDVILDGLATGALYGSLFGSVLSLLTGVGVLFIPFIGTVVAAGPLAAALLGATTGAIYGALGAGLGSALISLGMPQDKAAIYQTRVQAGEFLLVVEVPAEKSGEIFLLLQSAGGEEVAITDMQIPKEGEGKLASKDQIAPEIKGDLSEEAQQTFVEAYNQALDEHPEPQNALIKAWERIKHLFDRDERGIFSKRKSE